The window GAACGTGGCCACGCGCGTCGTCTGCCAGAACACCCTCGGTGTCTCCCTCGGGGAGAAGGACGGGGCCGAGTGGCACATCTCGCACTACGGCAACGCCAAGGTGCGGCTGGAGGAGGCGGGCCGGGCCTTCCGCAAGCTCATCGAGGGCTACGCGCACTTCGAGGCGCTGGCCAACCAGCTCGCCGTGCCACCCTTCTCCGAGGAGCAGCTCGGCCACGTCATCAACGTGGTGCTGCCGCTGCCCGAGGACGAGGAGAAGCACCCGCGCCTTCTCAAGGCGCGCGGCAAAGTGGTGGAGCTCTTCCACTGCGGCGGCGACATCGAGGGCGACATCCAGGGCACCGCCTGGGCTGCGCTCCAGGCCGTCAGCGAGTACGCGGACCACCACCGCAGCACCCGCACCGTCGAGGGTACGAGCACGGAAGCCCGGCAGCTGGAGAGCATCTGGATGGGCAAGGCCGCCGCCATGAAGCGCCAGGCACTCACCACGTCTGCCAGCGCAAGGGCTGCGGCCATGCGGCGCGGAAGAGTCACGCCGTCCCCGAGCCCTGCCCCCGCTGCGGCATGAAGCTCTGGCCCAAGCCGCTCCCTCGCCCGCTGCGCTTCCACGACCTGCGGCACACGACCGCCACCCTGCTGCTCAAGGCGGGCGTCCCGCTGACCACCGTGCAGCGCATCCTGCGGCACTCCGACCCGGCCATCACCTCGGAGGTCTACGGCCACCTCGATGTGGAGGACATGCGCAAGGGCCTCAACCAGCTACGCGTTCGGGACCATGGCTCCAGACCCCAGCGAGCCCGTTCCTCAGGCCCTGCTTGCTGCTGGCGCCGAGCCCGCTCCGCTTGCTGCTAGTTTGCTGCTGGAGTCCCAGAGCCCAAAAGGTGAAGGCCCTGGAGCCCACGGACAAGTCCGTGAAACTCCAGGGCCTTCAATGGTCGGGGCGACAGGATTTGAACCTGCGACCACTTGCACCCCAAGCAAGTGCGCTACCAGGCTGCGCTACGCCCCGGCACTGCTGCTGCCGTGAAACGGGCCGCCCTTATGCCCCTCCATGACGCCAGCGTCAAGCAAGAGCCGCATGCGGCCGTCAGAAAAACCGGGCCCGGGGGCTAGTACTTCCCGCCCTCGGCCCCTTCGCCGTCCATCTCCTCGGAATCCATGTCCTCCGAGTCAAAATCCTCGTTCTCGTCGTTCTCCTCTTCCCGGGCGTCGATCTCCGCGTGGTTTTCCGGGGGCGCCTCGCCATTGAGGGCGCTCTTGAGCACCTGGCTCGGCCGGAAGGTCAGCACCCGGCGGGCCGAGATCTCGATCTCCTTGCCCGTCTGTGGGTTGCGGCCCACGCGCGCCTTCTTCTGCCGCACCTGGAAGTTGCCAAACCCGGAGATCTTGATCTTGTCCCCGCGCTCCAGCGTTTCCTTCAGGGTGTCGAAGACGAGCTCGACGATCTCCGCCGACTCCTTCTTGGAGAAGCCGACCTTCTCGTAGACGCCCTCGATGATGTCCGCCTTCGTCATACGGTCCCTCGGAAACCCTTTTCCGGCAAAGAAAGGAGCGGATGCTGACAGCCTTCCCGGAGGCGTGTCAACCTCCTGACTTCATTCAGGAATTCAGGCGCGCAGGGCGCCTCCCAGCCGCTGGTTCACCTCGGCGATGATGCGCTGGTGCGCCTCCCCCACCTCCCCATCGGTGAGCGTGCGCTCCTGCGAGCGGTAGCGGATGGCGTAGGCCAGGTTCTTCTTCCCCTCGGGGATGGGCTTGCCCGTGTACACGTCGAAGATGAGGGCATCCTCCACCAGCGCCCCACCCACCTCGAGGATGACGCGGCGGACCTCGTCGTTGCGCAGCTCCGCGGGCACCACCACGGCCAGGTCCCGCAGCACCGCCGGGAAGCGCGGCAGCGCGTGGTAGGCGGGCTCGAGCTGGGCCGCAGCGTACAGCGGGGCCGTGTCCAGTTCGAAGGCGAACACCCCCTGGGGCAGCTCCAGGGCCTTCGTCACGCGCGGGTGCAGCTCTCCCACATGCCCGAGCACCGTCCCGTCCGCCAGCACCACCTGGGCGCAGGCCCGTGGGTGCCAGGCCGGAGCCTCGGCGGGCTCGAAGCGGGCCCCCACCACGCGCAGGCCGTGCAACACCGCCTCCACGGCGCCCTTGGCGTCGTAGAAGTCCATCCGGGCGTCCTTCTGCGTCCAGTTCCGCCCGGAGCGCAGGCCCCAGACCAGTCCGGCCACGCGAGGCACCTCGCGGGTGGCCGGGCGCTGGCCCTGTCCGCCTTCCGGATCACGGAAGTAAGCCCGGCCCGTCTCGTGGATGGCCACGCGCTCCACCTGGTGCCGCACGCTGCGGGAGAGGTTCTCCAGCAGCCCGGGCAACAGGCTGGTGCGCATCACCGACTGCTCCACGCTGAGCGGGTTGATGAGCGCCACGGGCGCGTCCTTGCCTCCCAGCACCTCCAGGCTCCGGGGGGCCACGAACGAGTAGTTCACCACCTCGTTCAGCCCCGCGCCGGAGAGCGCCTGGCGCAGGCGCCGCTCGGCTTCGGCCTGGGGCGGCTCGGGGGCCAGCTCCGCCACGCCCCGGGGCAACCGGGCCGGGATGTTGTCGTAGCCAAACACCCGGGCGATCTCCTCCAGGAGATCCTCCTCACGCTCCACGTCTACCCGGGCCCGGGGCACCTCGAAGGTGGCCTGAGCCGTCCCCTCCTCCACCAGTTGGAATCCGAGGGCGGCGAGGATCCGGCGGCACTCGCCCTCCGGAACCGCCGTGCCCAGCACCTTCTCCACCCGGGCGAATCGCAGCGTCACCCGCCGGGCGGGCTTCTGGCCGGGGTACATGTCCACGCGGCCCGGGGCCACGGTGCCGCCAGACAGCTCCGCGATGAGCTGCGCGGCCCGGTCAATGGCGGGGCCCACGGCATCGAGGTCCGCCCCACGCTCGAAGCGATGCGACGCCTCGGTGTGCAGCCCATGGCGCTTGGACGAGCGGCGCACGCTGGAGGCCTGGAAGTTCGCGGACTCCAGCACGATGCGCTTCGTGCCCGCCGTCACCTCGCTGTCCGCGCCGCCCATCACCCCCGCGATGGCCTGCGCCCGGTCCCGGTCGCAGATGGCCAGATCGTCCGCATCGAGCGTGCGCTCCTTGCCATCCAGCGTGCGGAGCTTCTCGCCCGGGCGGGCACAGCGCACGACGATCTCCTGCCCGGCCACCTTGTCGAGATCGAACGCATGCAGCGGCTGGCCGTACTCGAGGTTGACGTAGTTGGTCACGTCCACCACGTTGTTGATGGCCCGCACGCCACAGGCCTTCAGCCGGTCCTGCATCCACGGGGGCGAGGGCTGAATGGTGACGTTCTCGACCACCCGCGCGGCATAGCGCGGGCAGCGCACCGGATCCTCGATGCGCACCTTCACCTGCTCCGCCGCGGCCCGGCCCGACTCGGCGGGCTTCGGCTCCGGCGGACGGAACGCCCCGCCCGTCACCACGCCCACCTCGCGTGCCACGCCCAGGTGCGAGAGCGCATCGGGCCGGTTCGGGGTGACGTTCACCTCCAGCACCACGTCGTCCATCCCCAGCGCGGAGGCAATGGGCGTCCCAGGCTTCAGCTCCGCCGGGAGGATGAGCAACCCGGAGGACTCCTCGGAGAGCCCCAGCTCCTTCGAGGAGCAGAGCATCCCGTGGCTGTCCACGCCCCGGAGCGCGGCCTGCTTGATCTCCACGCCGTTGGGGAGCTTGGTGCCCACGGTGGCCAGGGGCACCTTGTCGCCCACCTTGAAGTTCTTCGCGCCGCACACCACCTGCAGCAGCTGCGGGCCCCCGGCGTCCACCTGGGTCACCGACAGCTTGTCCGCGTTGGGGTGCTGCACGGACTCACGAATCTGGCCCACCACCACGCCCTGGAGGGCCTCACCCGGCCGCTCCAGGCCTTCGATCTCCAGCCCCGCCGCGGTCAGCTTGCGCGCCAGCACATCCGCCGCGGGCAGCGCCACGTAATCGCCGAGCCACTTCACCGAAATCTTCACAGGTCAATCCTCTTCCGGACGTCTCACTGGGTTCCGTGGATGCGCTGGACCACCGCTCAGAACTGTTCGAGGAAGCGCGCATCGTTCTCGAACATCATGCGCAGGTCGTCGATGCGGTAGCGAAGCATGGCGATGCGCTCGACGCCCATGCCGAAGGCATAGCCCGTCACCTCGCGCGGATCGTACCCGCTGGAGGTGAAGACGTTGGGGTGCACCATGCCGCTGCCCAGCACCTCCAGCCAGCCGGTCATCTTGCACACCCGGCAGCCCTTCCCGCCGCACGAGGTGCAGGAGATGTCCACCTCCGCCGAGGGCTCGGTGAAGGGGAAGAAGGACGGGCGGAAGCGCGTGCGCGTCTCCGAGCCGAAGAACGCCTTCACGAAGGCATCCAGCGTGCCCTTCAGCTCCGCGAAGCTCACGTCCTTGTCCACCAGCAGCCCCTCCACCTGGTGGAACATGGGCGTGTGGGTGATGTCCGAGTCCCGCCGGTACACCCGGCCGGGCACCACCACGCGGACCGGCGGCTTGCGCCCGAGCATGTGGCGCACCTGGACCGGCGAGGTATGGGTGCGCAGCAGCACGGGGCTCTCCGCCTTCCGCACGTGCCCCAGCGTGGCCTCGTCCACGTAGAAGGTGTCCTGCATGTCCCGCGCAGGGTGATCCTTCGGGAGGTTGAGCGCCTCGAAGTTGAAGTAGTCCAGTTCGATCTCCGGACCCACGGCCACCTCGAACCCGAGCCGGGCGAACGTGCGGACAATCTCCTCCATCGTCCGCGACACCGGGTGGCGGCTGCCGGGCGTCACCGCGCGGCCGGGCAGCGTCACATCCAGCCGGGGCCCCTTCAGCTCGGCCTCCAGGGCGGCCTCCTCGGCGCGCCGCAGGGCGTCCGCCAGGAGCTTTTCGATCTCCGCCTTGACCTGGTTGGCCACCTCGCCGAGCGCCTTGCGCTCCTCGGGAGGCAGCTTGCCCATGCCCCCGAGCACGCCCGACAGCTCTCCCTTCTTGCCCAGATAGCGGATCCTCAGCGCCTCGACGGCGGACACCTCGGAGGCCACGGTGATGTCCCGCCGCGCCGCGTCCGCGAGGGTCTGCAAGCGGTCTCGCATGACTTCACTCCCCTGCCCACGCACCCTGCTGGTGGGACAAAAAAAAGGGCCGCCCTTGCGAGGCAGCCCGTGTAACCGTTTCCAGCACGAGAAGCCCCTTCACGGGGCCCCCCGACGCTCTGTTCACCGGCCCCAGGGCCGGTGCCGTCAGGCCGCCTTCGCGATGTTGGCGACGGCGGTAAAGCCCGCGGGATCCGCGACGGCCATGTCGGCCAGCACCTTGCGGTCCAGGGAGATCTTCGCCTTGGCCAGGCCGGCGATCAGCTTCGAGTAGGACAGCCCCATGCCGCGGGCGGCCGCGTTGATGCGGACGATCCACAGCGAGCGGAAGTTGCGCTTGCGCACCGCTCGGTCACGGGTGGCGTAGTCGAGCGCCCGCTCCACGGCCTGGTTGGCGCGCTTGTAGCAGTTCTTCCGGCGGCCGCGGTAGCCCTTGGCCAGCTTCAAAATCCGATTACGACGGCGACGGGCCTTGAAGCCCTTCTTGACGCGCATGACACACTCCTCGACTTCTTTGCAGAGGGCCCCGCGGCGCAGGCCTCACGCCGCTCCGCCAGTGCCCTGGGTTAGGGGTTCGAACTAGTTCGCCCCGTAGGGGAACATTTCCTTGATGACCTTCTTGGCATCCATGTCGCGAAGGTGACCCGTTCCGCGGTTGCGGCGCTTCTGGGCCGGGGTCTTCCCGTGGGTGAAGAGGTGCTTGCCGTAGGCCTTGCCGTGCTTCACCTTGCCGCTCTTCTTCACCTGCAACCGCTTCTTCGCGCTGCTACGAGTCTTCAACTTGGGCATCGTCCCAATCCTTCCTTCATGTCATGCCGGTGGCTTTCCAGCCCTCGGCCTTCTGTTCAAGGCCGGTAGCCGAAGCCAGCAGCCAAAGCCTTCTACTTCGTTCCGCCCGGTGCCGCAGCCCCGGCCGCCTGCCCCATAGGGGGAACCGCCGAGGCCACCAGCACCTCCGCAGGCTTGCCCACCGGCCGGGCCTCCTCCTTACCGCCGTCCGGCTTGCCCCCTTCGACCTTCCCGCCCCCATCTTGCTTCTTCTGCGCCTGGGCCTCGGCCTTGGCCTGAGCCTCCGCCTGCTGTCTTGCCAGATCCCGGGCCCGCTGCGCTACCTTCGGATTGGGCGCGAGGATCATGAACATCTGGCGCCCTTCCATGCGGGGCGCCTGCTCGACCACGGCGACTTCCTTCAAATCCTTGTTCACGTCATCCAGGATCGCGCTGCCCAGTTCCTTGTGCGTGATCTCACGGCCGCGGAACACGATGGTGACCTTGGCCTTGTTCCCCTCTTCCAGGAACCGTTTGACGTTGCGAACCTTGAACTCGTAGTCGTGCTCTTCCGTCTTCGGACGGAGCTTCACCTCTTTGAGGTGGACCACGACCTGCTTCTTCTTGGCTTCCGAAGCCTTCTTCTTCTCCTCGTACTTGAACTTGCCGTAGTCCATGATCTTGCAGACCGGCGGCTTCGCCATGGGGTTGACCTCGACGAGGTCCAACCCCTCGGACTGAGCGCGCTCCAGGGCTGCTTCGATCGAAAGGACACCGAGCTGCTCACCAGCCGATCCTACGACACGGACCTCGCGAGCACGGATGCGGCGATTCGTTCTTTGGTCGCGTACGATGGGAGCATCCTCCAAAAATGGGAGTTTGGCCGGGCCTTTCCCCCTGCCAAGAGGCGCAAGATACTTTGCCACTCCACGGAGTCAAGGGAGGTCAGCGCCTTCCTGACCTCGGCCGACATGTCAAGGAAGCGTCGCTTCCTTGCGCAGGAGGGCCTCGAAGGCCTCCAGCTTCATGCTCTTGAGGTCCTCGCCCCCGTAGCGCCGCGGGGCCACGCTCCCGGATTCCACTTCGTTGTCGCCAATGACCAGGGTGAAGGGCAGCTTCTGGATCTGCCACTCGCGAATCTTGGCGTTCATGGACTGGCCGCGCTCGTCCAGCTCCACCCGGAAGCCCTTGGCGCGCAGCTCGTCCCGGACCTTCCGGGCGTACTCCAGCTGGCGGTCCGCCACGGTCACCAGCACCGCCTGGATGGGCGCGAGCCACGCGGGGAAG is drawn from Stigmatella aurantiaca and contains these coding sequences:
- a CDS encoding DUF932 domain-containing protein → MPCTPPCAYPLSTARRVSCSGYHTAGTLGRHGIRGWLLGEPMRVRGDKSPIKRYVLGYCGHNGTTAITLKNVATRVVCQNTLGVSLGEKDGAEWHISHYGNAKVRLEEAGRAFRKLIEGYAHFEALANQLAVPPFSEEQLGHVINVVLPLPEDEEKHPRLLKARGKVVELFHCGGDIEGDIQGTAWAALQAVSEYADHHRSTRTVEGTSTEARQLESIWMGKAAAMKRQALTTSASARAAAMRRGRVTPSPSPAPAAA
- a CDS encoding tyrosine-type recombinase/integrase; protein product: MKLWPKPLPRPLRFHDLRHTTATLLLKAGVPLTTVQRILRHSDPAITSEVYGHLDVEDMRKGLNQLRVRDHGSRPQRARSSGPACCWRRARSACC
- a CDS encoding integration host factor subunit alpha produces the protein MTKADIIEGVYEKVGFSKKESAEIVELVFDTLKETLERGDKIKISGFGNFQVRQKKARVGRNPQTGKEIEISARRVLTFRPSQVLKSALNGEAPPENHAEIDAREEENDENEDFDSEDMDSEEMDGEGAEGGKY
- the pheT gene encoding phenylalanine--tRNA ligase subunit beta, yielding MKISVKWLGDYVALPAADVLARKLTAAGLEIEGLERPGEALQGVVVGQIRESVQHPNADKLSVTQVDAGGPQLLQVVCGAKNFKVGDKVPLATVGTKLPNGVEIKQAALRGVDSHGMLCSSKELGLSEESSGLLILPAELKPGTPIASALGMDDVVLEVNVTPNRPDALSHLGVAREVGVVTGGAFRPPEPKPAESGRAAAEQVKVRIEDPVRCPRYAARVVENVTIQPSPPWMQDRLKACGVRAINNVVDVTNYVNLEYGQPLHAFDLDKVAGQEIVVRCARPGEKLRTLDGKERTLDADDLAICDRDRAQAIAGVMGGADSEVTAGTKRIVLESANFQASSVRRSSKRHGLHTEASHRFERGADLDAVGPAIDRAAQLIAELSGGTVAPGRVDMYPGQKPARRVTLRFARVEKVLGTAVPEGECRRILAALGFQLVEEGTAQATFEVPRARVDVEREEDLLEEIARVFGYDNIPARLPRGVAELAPEPPQAEAERRLRQALSGAGLNEVVNYSFVAPRSLEVLGGKDAPVALINPLSVEQSVMRTSLLPGLLENLSRSVRHQVERVAIHETGRAYFRDPEGGQGQRPATREVPRVAGLVWGLRSGRNWTQKDARMDFYDAKGAVEAVLHGLRVVGARFEPAEAPAWHPRACAQVVLADGTVLGHVGELHPRVTKALELPQGVFAFELDTAPLYAAAQLEPAYHALPRFPAVLRDLAVVVPAELRNDEVRRVILEVGGALVEDALIFDVYTGKPIPEGKKNLAYAIRYRSQERTLTDGEVGEAHQRIIAEVNQRLGGALRA
- the pheS gene encoding phenylalanine--tRNA ligase subunit alpha, producing the protein MRDRLQTLADAARRDITVASEVSAVEALRIRYLGKKGELSGVLGGMGKLPPEERKALGEVANQVKAEIEKLLADALRRAEEAALEAELKGPRLDVTLPGRAVTPGSRHPVSRTMEEIVRTFARLGFEVAVGPEIELDYFNFEALNLPKDHPARDMQDTFYVDEATLGHVRKAESPVLLRTHTSPVQVRHMLGRKPPVRVVVPGRVYRRDSDITHTPMFHQVEGLLVDKDVSFAELKGTLDAFVKAFFGSETRTRFRPSFFPFTEPSAEVDISCTSCGGKGCRVCKMTGWLEVLGSGMVHPNVFTSSGYDPREVTGYAFGMGVERIAMLRYRIDDLRMMFENDARFLEQF
- the rplT gene encoding 50S ribosomal protein L20: MRVKKGFKARRRRNRILKLAKGYRGRRKNCYKRANQAVERALDYATRDRAVRKRNFRSLWIVRINAAARGMGLSYSKLIAGLAKAKISLDRKVLADMAVADPAGFTAVANIAKAA
- the rpmI gene encoding 50S ribosomal protein L35 encodes the protein MPKLKTRSSAKKRLQVKKSGKVKHGKAYGKHLFTHGKTPAQKRRNRGTGHLRDMDAKKVIKEMFPYGAN
- the infC gene encoding translation initiation factor IF-3, translated to MEDAPIVRDQRTNRRIRAREVRVVGSAGEQLGVLSIEAALERAQSEGLDLVEVNPMAKPPVCKIMDYGKFKYEEKKKASEAKKKQVVVHLKEVKLRPKTEEHDYEFKVRNVKRFLEEGNKAKVTIVFRGREITHKELGSAILDDVNKDLKEVAVVEQAPRMEGRQMFMILAPNPKVAQRARDLARQQAEAQAKAEAQAQKKQDGGGKVEGGKPDGGKEEARPVGKPAEVLVASAVPPMGQAAGAAAPGGTK